Proteins encoded within one genomic window of Streptomyces profundus:
- a CDS encoding GNAT family N-acetyltransferase yields the protein MLITPRSALRNTFLDAVREFRSEGRGTASDDTMLGRDIALHGDRWQEPAIFDEYVRRLIADAKADTARPAGMVPSTTLWFAEGDVFLGRISIRHQLTPRLMEWGGSIGYDVRPSARGRGNGRTMLRATLPHAWGLGLDPVLVTCDTDNIASRKVIEAAGGVFEDKRGDKLRYWIATAPS from the coding sequence ATGCTGATCACGCCCCGCAGCGCTCTGCGGAACACGTTTCTTGACGCCGTTCGGGAGTTCCGCTCGGAGGGACGCGGTACCGCCTCGGACGACACCATGCTCGGCCGGGACATCGCGCTGCACGGCGACCGATGGCAGGAGCCAGCCATCTTCGACGAGTACGTGCGCCGCCTGATCGCCGACGCGAAGGCCGACACCGCGCGGCCCGCCGGCATGGTGCCCTCCACCACGCTCTGGTTCGCCGAGGGGGACGTCTTTCTCGGCCGGATCTCCATCCGACACCAGCTGACGCCCCGCCTCATGGAGTGGGGCGGCAGCATCGGCTACGACGTGCGCCCCTCGGCCAGGGGCCGGGGAAACGGCCGGACCATGCTGCGCGCCACCCTGCCGCACGCCTGGGGCCTCGGCCTCGATCCGGTGCTCGTCACCTGTGACACGGACAACATCGCCTCCCGCAAGGTGATCGAGGCCGCCGGCGGCGTCTTCGAGGACAAGCGGGGCGACAAGCTCAGGTACTGGATCGCCACCGCGCCGTCGTAA
- the rpmA gene encoding 50S ribosomal protein L27: MAHKKGASSTRNGRDSNAQYLGVKRFGGQVVNAGEILVRQRGTHFHPGKGVGRGKDDTLFALEAGAVQFGTHRDRRVVNVVPVAAG; encoded by the coding sequence ATGGCACACAAGAAGGGCGCGTCCTCCACGAGGAACGGCCGTGACTCCAACGCCCAGTACCTCGGCGTGAAGCGGTTCGGCGGCCAGGTGGTGAACGCGGGCGAGATCCTGGTCCGCCAGCGCGGCACCCACTTCCACCCCGGCAAGGGCGTGGGCCGTGGCAAGGACGACACGCTGTTCGCGCTGGAGGCCGGCGCGGTGCAGTTCGGTACCCACCGCGACCGCAGGGTCGTGAACGTGGTGCCGGTCGCCGCCGGCTGA
- the rplU gene encoding 50S ribosomal protein L21: MYAIVRTGGRQQKVAVGDVIEVDRLAKSEVGDTVELSTLLVVDGETVTSDPWVLAGVKVQAEVVDHHKGQKIRIQKFKNKTGYRRRMGHRQLHTQLKVTSIPAPAAK; encoded by the coding sequence GTGTACGCGATCGTGCGCACCGGCGGCCGTCAGCAGAAGGTCGCTGTGGGTGACGTCATCGAGGTTGACCGACTGGCGAAGAGCGAGGTCGGCGACACCGTCGAGCTCTCCACCCTCCTCGTTGTGGACGGCGAGACCGTCACCAGCGACCCGTGGGTGCTCGCCGGTGTGAAGGTCCAGGCCGAGGTCGTCGACCATCACAAGGGCCAGAAGATCCGGATCCAGAAGTTCAAGAACAAGACCGGTTACCGCCGGCGGATGGGTCACCGTCAGCTGCACACCCAGCTGAAGGTCACCAGCATCCCCGCCCCGGCCGCGAAGTAA
- a CDS encoding glycosyl hydrolase produces MRPLTHTRRIALMLTAGATALAGLTLIPGSATAAEVPVGNGGYSDERPAGTVGPLDSAGNPVTPQLTDAVADQPVPTNDWWTSLVFKRYADIPHSQPMYGHPLSYRAVASGLEVGYQTQPNVDGAYYNFPHQADLTLGVAGLDSPDTKADGWSDWTVTPYWEDAGHTFRATIGHGSPYVYAEGTGGNAEITTAGSVEVFADEGSTLGITVNGRDYALFAPSGSGWNVSGTTISSDLGGEEYYSVAVLPDQGALDLYAQYAYSFVTGSVVDWDYDESAGQVSATYTLETEAREGDETGTIQALYPHQWEYATDELTDYEYVSPRGVMRVRDGNSFTTRQDVTGVLPALPQSDGVDQAQLATFVNEVAADAEIGFGDTYWSGKQFGRLAQVVPIADQIGETEARDTLLAAMKAGFEEWFTVGGPAEFSYDSDWKTLTGYPASYGSDQELNDHHFHYSYFVFAAATIASYDPAWAEESAWGGMVEELIADAANPARDDDRYPFLRGFDVYAGHSWAAGHQGFEAGNNQESSSESVNLSAGLIMWGEATGDTELRDLGVYLLTTESESIRQYWFDGDEENFPADYQHNTVGMVWSNGASHSTWWTGNPEEIHGINVLPVTGASLHLARDKDAIIRNLEELVEENGGPPVEWKEILWEFQALADPAAARAAYDGDGGGTYEPEAGESWAHVYHWIYTLDAIGAPDTSVTADSPTAAAFSDGTTTTYAAHNYGDTEQTVTFSDGTSLTVPPGSSASTTG; encoded by the coding sequence ATGCGGCCACTCACCCACACCAGACGCATCGCACTGATGCTGACGGCCGGCGCCACCGCGTTGGCCGGGTTGACTCTCATTCCCGGCTCGGCCACCGCCGCCGAGGTACCCGTCGGGAACGGCGGTTACTCGGACGAGCGTCCGGCGGGCACCGTCGGCCCGCTCGACTCCGCGGGCAACCCCGTCACCCCCCAGCTGACCGACGCCGTCGCCGACCAGCCCGTCCCCACCAACGACTGGTGGACGTCGTTGGTGTTCAAGCGCTACGCGGACATCCCGCACTCCCAGCCGATGTACGGGCATCCGCTCAGCTATCGCGCCGTGGCCAGCGGCCTTGAGGTCGGCTACCAGACACAGCCGAACGTCGACGGCGCGTACTACAACTTCCCCCACCAGGCCGACCTGACGCTCGGCGTCGCCGGCCTCGACTCGCCGGACACCAAGGCGGACGGGTGGTCCGACTGGACCGTCACGCCGTACTGGGAGGACGCGGGGCACACCTTCCGGGCGACCATCGGCCACGGCAGCCCGTACGTCTACGCCGAGGGCACCGGCGGCAACGCCGAGATCACCACGGCCGGTTCGGTGGAGGTCTTCGCCGACGAGGGCAGCACCCTGGGCATCACCGTCAACGGCCGCGACTACGCGCTCTTCGCGCCCAGCGGCAGCGGTTGGAACGTCTCGGGCACCACCATCAGCTCGGACCTCGGCGGCGAGGAGTACTACTCGGTGGCGGTCCTGCCCGACCAGGGCGCCCTCGACCTGTACGCCCAGTACGCCTACAGCTTCGTCACCGGATCGGTCGTGGACTGGGACTACGACGAGTCCGCCGGCCAGGTCAGCGCGACCTACACCTTGGAGACCGAGGCCAGGGAGGGCGACGAGACCGGCACCATCCAGGCGCTGTACCCCCACCAGTGGGAGTACGCGACCGACGAGCTGACCGACTACGAGTACGTCTCGCCGCGCGGCGTGATGCGGGTGCGGGACGGCAACTCGTTCACCACCAGGCAGGACGTCACCGGCGTGCTGCCGGCGCTGCCGCAGTCGGACGGGGTCGACCAGGCCCAACTCGCCACGTTCGTCAACGAGGTGGCGGCCGACGCCGAGATCGGGTTCGGCGACACCTACTGGAGCGGCAAGCAGTTCGGCCGCCTCGCGCAGGTGGTGCCGATCGCCGACCAGATCGGTGAGACGGAGGCCAGGGACACGCTGCTGGCCGCCATGAAGGCCGGCTTCGAGGAGTGGTTCACGGTCGGCGGTCCCGCGGAGTTCTCCTACGACTCCGACTGGAAGACCCTCACCGGCTACCCGGCCTCCTACGGCAGCGACCAGGAGCTGAACGACCACCACTTCCACTACTCCTACTTCGTGTTCGCCGCCGCCACGATCGCCTCCTACGACCCGGCGTGGGCCGAGGAGTCGGCCTGGGGCGGAATGGTCGAGGAACTGATCGCCGACGCGGCCAACCCGGCCAGGGACGACGACCGTTACCCGTTCCTGCGCGGATTCGACGTCTACGCCGGACACAGCTGGGCGGCCGGGCACCAGGGCTTCGAGGCGGGCAACAACCAGGAGTCCTCGTCCGAGTCGGTCAACCTCAGCGCCGGCCTCATCATGTGGGGCGAGGCAACGGGCGACACCGAGCTGCGCGATCTGGGCGTCTACCTGCTGACCACCGAGTCCGAGTCGATCCGGCAGTACTGGTTCGACGGGGACGAGGAGAACTTCCCGGCCGACTACCAGCACAACACCGTCGGCATGGTCTGGAGCAACGGCGCCTCGCACTCCACCTGGTGGACCGGCAACCCGGAGGAGATCCACGGCATCAACGTCCTCCCGGTGACCGGCGCCTCGCTCCACCTCGCCAGGGACAAGGACGCGATCATCCGCAACCTGGAGGAGCTGGTCGAGGAGAACGGCGGCCCGCCCGTGGAGTGGAAGGAGATCCTCTGGGAGTTCCAGGCGCTGGCCGATCCCGCGGCGGCCCGCGCGGCCTATGACGGCGACGGCGGCGGAACCTACGAGCCGGAGGCCGGCGAGTCCTGGGCCCACGTCTACCACTGGATCTACACCCTGGACGCGATCGGCGCCCCCGACACCTCGGTGACCGCCGACAGCCCGACGGCGGCGGCCTTCTCCGACGGCACGACCACCACCTACGCCGCGCACAACTACGGCGACACCGAGCAGACGGTGACCTTCTCGGACGGCACGTCCCTGACGGTTCCCCCCGGCTCCTCGGCGAGCACCACCGGCTGA
- a CDS encoding ribonuclease E/G encodes MHDRHEPANAEGAERTDDSNTPSDTLPPRRRRRVASRPAGPPTSVAEPVTAEVTEATPPAPEAAREAPPAPEPAEEPAPPRRRRRATRATSEPRPAESAETADEPTEPTESPEAAQAPAAEEATPEVAELADVPEVTEVAPRRRRRAVRAAAEPDPEAPVRRRRAAKSELKAVEAEPEPVAETPEEPAVETTDEPVETTPRRRRRASRAAAELAAPPEPAAAPEPAEERETGRRRKRPGRAEAEQRPKAGAPQPEEELPQPPAAPAAPAVVFQAPVFQAPMFQTPQRAAEEAATRYAEAPESEVDDELDEADENDALTAEAPEDTAPVAVPDEDEAADDDNGRDRPARRRRRGGRRRRRGELAERAAEAAAGEAGPDEAAGAADERQDEEPEAEPSSDGDDQEQAEENGGGSSRRRRRRRRRTGDAGEQPNGEDDPERTVVKVREPRRKREEGVESSDGVRSIKGSTRLEAKKQRRREGREQGRRRVPIITEAEFLARRESVERVMVVRQHGERTQIGVLEDNVLVEHFVNKEQSSSYVGNVYLGKVQNVLPSMEAAFVDIGKGRNAVLYAGEVNFEALGLGHGPRRIETALKSGQPVLVQVTKDPIGHKGARLTSQISLPGRYLVYVPEGSMTGISRKLPDTERSRLKQILKKIVPDDAGVIVRTAAEGATEEELTRDVERLQAQWAEIQKKSKKGNAPTLLYGEPDMTVRVVRDIFNEDFSKVIVSGDTAWETIHGYVSHVAPDLAERLQRWTSEVDVFATYRIDEQLMKALDRKVWLPSGGSLVIDRTEAMVVIDVNTGRFTGQGGNLEETVTRNNLEAAEEIVRQLRLRDLGGIIVMDFIDMVLESNRDLVLRRLLECLGRDRTKHQVAEVTSLGLVQMTRKRVGQGLLESFSEPCVHCNGRGVIVHMEHAHAPAGGGGGGGKKGRKRGKGAAAVEAAAVEHATEQVPEPVGASEEPEPVASVDPVEPIVPAETAQAVERDEPLDPVEPAEPAEPTAGRRQRRRATRKASAPAGPPKVADEGVVTTVTEPEPVAEPVVEPEPVVAEEPAAKPARRRGSRKVSVPAGAPRTTSEPTVLVVSHEQPEPAAEPEPAPAAAPEPAAPRRAARRASAPAGSPEGAEEAVITVVAAEPAEEPAEAAEPEAPARKTAKRATTKKTVAKKAAGTAKKTTTSAPAKKAAKSAPAKKTAAKKATAKKATAKRATTKKTEAKKATTAKKSTTGAAGSASTEE; translated from the coding sequence ATGCACGATCGACACGAGCCCGCGAACGCGGAAGGTGCGGAACGCACCGACGACAGCAACACACCGAGTGACACCCTCCCGCCCCGGCGGCGCCGCCGCGTCGCGAGCCGCCCCGCGGGGCCGCCGACCAGCGTGGCCGAGCCGGTGACCGCCGAGGTCACCGAGGCCACGCCGCCGGCGCCCGAAGCGGCCAGGGAGGCGCCGCCGGCCCCCGAGCCGGCCGAGGAGCCGGCGCCGCCGCGCCGGCGCCGCCGCGCCACGAGGGCGACCAGCGAACCCAGGCCGGCCGAGAGCGCCGAAACGGCCGACGAACCCACCGAACCGACCGAATCCCCCGAGGCGGCCCAGGCACCCGCGGCTGAGGAAGCCACGCCCGAGGTCGCCGAGCTGGCGGATGTGCCGGAGGTCACCGAGGTGGCGCCGCGCCGGCGCCGCCGGGCCGTCCGCGCCGCCGCCGAGCCCGACCCCGAGGCCCCCGTCCGCCGCAGGCGGGCCGCCAAGAGCGAGCTCAAGGCCGTTGAGGCCGAGCCCGAGCCGGTCGCCGAGACCCCGGAGGAGCCGGCCGTCGAGACCACGGACGAGCCCGTCGAGACCACGCCGCGCCGCCGGCGCCGGGCGTCCAGGGCGGCGGCCGAGCTCGCCGCCCCGCCCGAGCCCGCCGCGGCGCCCGAGCCGGCCGAGGAGCGCGAGACCGGCCGCAGGCGCAAGCGGCCAGGCCGCGCCGAGGCCGAGCAGCGGCCGAAGGCGGGCGCCCCGCAGCCGGAGGAGGAGCTGCCGCAGCCGCCGGCCGCCCCGGCCGCGCCGGCCGTGGTGTTCCAGGCGCCGGTGTTCCAGGCCCCCATGTTCCAGACCCCGCAGCGCGCCGCCGAGGAGGCGGCGACCCGTTACGCCGAGGCCCCCGAGTCCGAGGTGGACGACGAGCTCGACGAGGCGGACGAGAACGACGCGCTGACGGCCGAGGCGCCCGAGGACACCGCGCCGGTCGCCGTCCCCGACGAGGACGAGGCCGCGGACGACGACAACGGCCGCGACCGCCCCGCCAGGCGCCGCCGCAGGGGCGGCCGGCGCCGCCGCAGGGGCGAGCTGGCCGAGCGCGCCGCCGAGGCGGCGGCCGGCGAGGCCGGCCCCGACGAGGCGGCCGGAGCAGCCGACGAGCGGCAGGACGAGGAGCCCGAGGCCGAGCCTTCGAGCGACGGCGACGACCAGGAGCAGGCCGAGGAGAACGGCGGCGGCTCGTCCCGCCGTCGCCGCCGTCGTCGGCGCCGCACCGGCGACGCGGGCGAGCAGCCGAACGGCGAGGACGACCCGGAGCGCACCGTCGTCAAGGTGCGCGAGCCGCGCCGCAAGCGCGAGGAGGGCGTCGAGTCCTCCGACGGGGTGCGGTCCATCAAGGGCTCGACCCGTCTGGAGGCCAAGAAGCAGCGCCGCCGCGAGGGCCGCGAGCAGGGCCGGCGGCGGGTGCCGATCATCACCGAGGCCGAGTTCCTGGCCCGCCGCGAGTCGGTCGAGCGGGTGATGGTCGTCCGCCAGCACGGCGAGCGCACCCAGATCGGGGTGCTGGAGGACAACGTCCTCGTCGAGCACTTCGTCAACAAGGAGCAGTCCTCCAGCTACGTGGGCAACGTGTACCTGGGCAAGGTGCAGAACGTGCTCCCCTCGATGGAGGCCGCGTTCGTCGACATCGGCAAGGGCCGCAACGCGGTGCTCTACGCCGGTGAGGTCAACTTCGAGGCGCTCGGCCTCGGCCACGGCCCCCGACGGATCGAGACGGCGCTCAAGTCGGGGCAGCCGGTGCTCGTGCAGGTCACCAAGGACCCGATCGGGCACAAGGGCGCGCGGCTGACCAGCCAGATCTCGCTGCCCGGCCGCTATCTGGTCTATGTCCCCGAGGGCTCGATGACGGGGATCAGCCGCAAGCTGCCCGACACCGAGCGCTCCCGGCTGAAGCAGATCCTCAAGAAGATCGTGCCCGACGACGCCGGCGTGATCGTGCGCACGGCCGCCGAGGGCGCCACCGAGGAGGAGCTGACCAGGGACGTCGAGCGGCTCCAGGCGCAATGGGCCGAGATCCAGAAGAAGAGCAAGAAGGGCAACGCCCCGACGCTGCTCTACGGCGAGCCGGACATGACGGTCCGGGTGGTCAGGGACATCTTCAACGAGGACTTCTCCAAGGTGATCGTCAGCGGCGACACCGCCTGGGAGACGATCCACGGCTATGTCTCGCATGTCGCGCCCGATCTGGCGGAGCGCTTGCAGCGCTGGACGTCGGAGGTGGACGTCTTCGCCACCTACCGGATCGACGAGCAGCTGATGAAGGCGCTGGACCGCAAGGTCTGGCTGCCCAGCGGTGGCTCGCTGGTGATCGACCGCACCGAGGCCATGGTGGTCATCGACGTCAACACCGGTCGCTTCACCGGCCAGGGCGGCAACCTGGAGGAGACGGTCACCAGGAACAACCTGGAGGCGGCCGAGGAAATCGTGCGTCAGCTGCGGCTGCGCGACCTGGGCGGCATCATCGTCATGGACTTCATCGACATGGTGCTCGAATCCAACCGGGATCTGGTGCTGCGGCGCCTGCTGGAGTGCCTGGGCCGGGACCGGACCAAGCACCAGGTGGCCGAGGTCACCTCGCTCGGCCTGGTGCAGATGACCCGCAAGCGGGTCGGCCAGGGCCTGCTGGAATCGTTCTCCGAGCCGTGTGTCCACTGCAACGGGCGAGGCGTGATCGTGCATATGGAGCACGCCCACGCGCCGGCCGGCGGCGGCGGTGGCGGCGGCAAGAAGGGGCGCAAGCGCGGCAAGGGCGCCGCCGCCGTGGAGGCGGCGGCGGTCGAGCACGCGACGGAGCAGGTCCCCGAGCCGGTGGGCGCCTCGGAGGAGCCCGAGCCCGTGGCCTCGGTCGACCCGGTGGAGCCGATCGTGCCCGCCGAGACCGCCCAGGCGGTGGAGCGGGACGAGCCGCTCGACCCCGTCGAGCCGGCCGAGCCGGCGGAGCCGACCGCCGGCCGGCGGCAGCGCCGCCGCGCCACCCGCAAGGCGAGCGCGCCGGCCGGGCCGCCGAAGGTGGCGGACGAGGGCGTGGTGACCACGGTCACCGAGCCCGAGCCCGTCGCGGAGCCGGTCGTGGAGCCGGAGCCGGTCGTCGCCGAGGAGCCGGCGGCCAAGCCGGCCAGGCGGCGCGGCAGCCGCAAGGTCAGCGTGCCGGCGGGCGCCCCCAGGACCACGTCCGAGCCGACCGTGCTGGTGGTCTCCCACGAGCAGCCGGAGCCGGCGGCCGAGCCGGAGCCGGCGCCCGCCGCGGCCCCGGAGCCGGCCGCTCCGCGCCGGGCGGCGCGTCGGGCCTCGGCGCCCGCGGGATCGCCCGAGGGTGCCGAGGAGGCCGTGATCACGGTGGTCGCCGCCGAGCCGGCCGAGGAGCCGGCCGAGGCAGCGGAGCCCGAGGCCCCGGCCAGGAAGACCGCCAAGCGCGCCACCACCAAGAAGACGGTGGCCAAGAAGGCGGCCGGCACGGCCAAGAAGACCACCACGAGCGCCCCAGCCAAGAAGGCCGCCAAGAGCGCCCCCGCCAAGAAGACGGCGGCGAAGAAGGCCACGGCGAAGAAGGCGACCGCCAAGCGCGCCACCACCAAGAAGACGGAGGCCAAGAAGGCCACCACGGCCAAGAAGTCCACGACCGGGGCGGCCGGTTCGGCCTCCACCGAGGAGTGA
- a CDS encoding TIGR03936 family radical SAM-associated protein, which produces MQRVRLRYTKRGRLRFTSHRDFQRAFERALRRSEVPMAYSAGFTPHPRVSYANAAPTGTASEAEYLEIALAETREPAELRARLDESLPTGLDIVEAVPARTGDFADRLAASVWELRLDGVPAETAGRAVDAFLAAGEVMVRRQTKKGIRDFDARGAVVSLTAEEGGSDRPGSAPCAILRLVVRHLTPAVRPDDVLSGLRATADLAPPVPAAVTRLAQGPLDEETGTVLDPFAPDRDAAQAAFATAPGQSPAAAPGAAGQ; this is translated from the coding sequence GTGCAGCGCGTGCGGCTGCGGTACACCAAGCGCGGCCGTCTGCGGTTCACCAGCCACCGCGACTTCCAGCGGGCCTTCGAACGCGCCCTGCGGCGCTCCGAGGTGCCGATGGCCTACTCGGCCGGCTTCACACCGCATCCCCGGGTGTCCTACGCCAACGCCGCGCCCACCGGCACGGCCAGCGAGGCCGAGTACCTGGAGATCGCGCTGGCCGAGACGAGGGAGCCGGCCGAGCTGCGGGCGCGCCTCGACGAGTCGCTGCCCACCGGGCTCGACATCGTCGAAGCCGTTCCCGCACGCACGGGGGACTTCGCCGACCGGCTCGCGGCCTCCGTGTGGGAGCTGCGTCTCGACGGCGTGCCGGCCGAGACCGCCGGGCGCGCCGTCGACGCCTTTCTCGCCGCCGGCGAGGTCATGGTGCGCCGGCAGACGAAGAAGGGCATCAGGGACTTCGACGCCCGGGGCGCCGTGGTCTCCCTCACGGCCGAGGAAGGCGGGTCCGATAGGCCCGGCTCCGCTCCCTGTGCGATACTGCGCCTGGTAGTACGGCATCTCACCCCCGCCGTACGACCCGACGACGTCCTGTCCGGTCTCCGCGCTACGGCCGACCTGGCGCCGCCGGTCCCCGCAGCGGTGACCAGGCTGGCGCAGGGGCCGCTCGATGAGGAGACCGGCACGGTGCTCGACCCGTTCGCGCCCGACCGCGACGCTGCCCAGGCCGCATTTGCCACGGCCCCAGGACAGTCACCCGCGGCGGCGCCGGGAGCCGCCGGACAGTGA
- a CDS encoding pyridoxamine 5'-phosphate oxidase family protein, whose amino-acid sequence MAAEPTTTLNPEFSEPDVPPTPWATALRALAEAEIFWLSTVRPDGRPHVTPLLAIWQDGRAWFTTGPGERKAKNLAANPEVVLTTGRDTLHQGLDLSIEGRARRSTDAEALRRLADAYAAKYGQDWAFEAREGALHHAEGGSALLFELTPSRVFGFAKNPYSQTRWDFPGDRP is encoded by the coding sequence ATGGCGGCCGAACCCACCACCACCCTCAACCCCGAGTTCAGCGAGCCCGACGTGCCGCCGACCCCCTGGGCCACGGCGCTGCGCGCGCTGGCCGAAGCGGAGATCTTCTGGCTGTCCACGGTCCGCCCCGACGGCCGTCCCCATGTCACGCCGCTGCTGGCGATCTGGCAGGACGGCCGCGCCTGGTTCACCACCGGCCCTGGGGAGCGCAAGGCGAAGAACCTCGCGGCCAACCCGGAGGTCGTTCTGACGACGGGGCGCGACACGCTGCACCAGGGCCTCGACCTCAGCATCGAGGGCCGGGCCCGGCGGAGCACGGACGCGGAGGCGTTGCGCCGACTGGCCGACGCCTATGCCGCCAAGTACGGACAGGACTGGGCCTTCGAGGCCCGCGAAGGGGCGCTCCACCACGCGGAGGGCGGCAGCGCGCTGCTCTTCGAGCTCACCCCGTCGCGCGTCTTCGGATTCGCCAAGAACCCCTACTCACAGACCCGTTGGGACTTCCCCGGCGATCGCCCCTGA
- a CDS encoding protein kinase family protein, translating into MGVPGRSHGGRLAAHGAVGKALARCGDEELRALVDSAVPMGSGIGGKAALLEVAGVPVFVKRMPLSDLERRPEHVRSTANLFALPDFCHYGVGLIGTPGFGAWRELDVHTMTTDWVLNGEYEGFPLMYHWRVLPDSTPLPDELGDVERAVAYWGGGAEIRRRIEVLERSSASVALFLEYIPQNLHQWLGGEIEKGDEAADRACAMVERELAAGVSFMNGRGLLHFDTHFENILTDGRRLYFADYGLAISSHFELSRDERDFFDRHQVYDRAYRANYLVNWLVVALHGHLRGDPEGRYARVRAYAAGEHPTEVPAVAATLLARHAPIAAVVSDFERTFQRESRRTPYPVDELRRLESLRIS; encoded by the coding sequence GTGGGAGTCCCGGGTAGGTCACACGGTGGGCGGCTCGCCGCGCACGGCGCGGTGGGCAAGGCCCTCGCCCGGTGCGGTGACGAGGAGTTGCGCGCGCTCGTGGACTCGGCGGTGCCCATGGGGTCCGGCATCGGCGGGAAGGCGGCGCTGTTGGAGGTCGCCGGAGTTCCGGTCTTCGTGAAGCGGATGCCCCTCAGCGATCTGGAGCGGCGGCCCGAGCACGTCCGGTCCACGGCGAACCTGTTCGCGCTGCCCGACTTCTGCCACTACGGCGTGGGCCTCATCGGCACACCCGGCTTCGGAGCCTGGCGAGAGCTCGACGTGCACACCATGACGACGGACTGGGTGCTCAACGGGGAGTACGAGGGCTTCCCCCTGATGTACCACTGGCGGGTGCTGCCGGACTCGACGCCGCTGCCCGACGAACTGGGCGACGTGGAAAGGGCGGTGGCGTACTGGGGCGGTGGCGCGGAGATCCGCCGCCGGATCGAGGTGCTCGAACGGTCATCGGCGAGCGTCGCGCTGTTCCTGGAGTACATCCCGCAGAACCTGCACCAGTGGTTGGGCGGGGAGATCGAGAAGGGAGACGAAGCCGCCGACCGGGCGTGCGCCATGGTGGAACGGGAACTCGCGGCCGGCGTCTCGTTCATGAACGGCCGTGGGCTGCTGCACTTCGACACGCACTTCGAGAACATCCTGACGGACGGCCGGCGCCTCTACTTCGCGGACTACGGCCTCGCGATCTCCTCCCACTTCGAACTGTCCCGGGACGAGCGGGACTTCTTCGACCGGCACCAGGTGTACGACCGCGCCTACCGCGCCAACTACCTGGTCAACTGGCTGGTGGTGGCGCTGCACGGGCATCTGCGAGGGGACCCGGAGGGCCGCTACGCGCGGGTGCGCGCCTACGCGGCGGGGGAACACCCCACGGAAGTCCCGGCCGTCGCCGCGACACTGCTCGCCCGACACGCGCCCATCGCCGCCGTGGTCTCGGACTTCGAGCGCACCTTCCAACGGGAGAGTCGGCGGACCCCGTATCCGGTGGACGAACTCCGCCGCCTGGAAAGCCTCCGCATCAGCTGA